A portion of the Babylonia areolata isolate BAREFJ2019XMU chromosome 4, ASM4173473v1, whole genome shotgun sequence genome contains these proteins:
- the LOC143281582 gene encoding uncharacterized protein LOC143281582 yields MGCGSSSEVVVLDGGERKPTPNPTIRRKTASISSSSSGVSSYRTSHISQPVSQDQSKAELQGQDPASRAGSGQPQTAETESEEERRHQEQARAEEEARLQEEARRQEEARRQQEARLQEEARRQQEASQAHIEALSQQDPSPGKGHQGGDRSFTPREIAEHNSEVGWVEWIPHKGKVYDGNRFRAYFSEYVKNREAMLEARKNERLAAGAAEEETEFVTFIDPLVFCISNPSASELWNYHGVLVLRVKRVSEEEIDKEIPPFSLGTITGRSGPEYFDDFRRDVSMLVDDLQSPYDEEKSPAQEEYLAQLMRWQTKYKEIDPPEQSPISEGTDPNEQSFPLPVDPESLRLILLEWEPFDLDIPSEGAWVRMEPEEIDLGDPHEIFTSSLRDNFATEDLLFDIEGEAAWEELPVDVIKEEVMTPEQEEIQAARDKRTDLDDLDRMKRRREELCNYFIETRELAPDIVMPFLQWASLLEASQTQLDKLC; encoded by the coding sequence ATGGGCTGTGGGAGCTCCAGCGAGGTGGTGGTGCTGGACGGGGGAGAAAGgaaacccacccccaaccccacgatCCGCAGGAAGACcgcctccatctcttcctcttcctctggcGTCTCCTCCTACCGCACCTCGCACATCTCGCAGCCGGTGAGCCAGGACCAGAGCAAAGCAGAGCTACAGGGGCAGGACCCGGCCAGCCGCGCAGGGAGCGGGCAACCACAGACGGCAGAAACtgagagcgaggaagagagacgCCACCAGGAACAAGCGCGAGCTGAAGAAGAAGCCAGACTCCAGGAAGAAGCCAGACGTCAGGAGGAAGCCAGACGTCAGCAGGAAGCCAGACTCCAGGAGGAAGCCAGACGCCAGCAGGAAGCCAGCCAAGCACACATCGAAGCCCTGAGCCAGCAGGACCCGAGCCCAGGCAAGGGACACCAGGGCGGGGACAGGTCTTTCACTCCTCGGGAAATCGCTGAGCATAACTCCGAGGTTGGTTGGGTGGAGTGGATTCCCCACAAGGGCAAGGTCTATGATGGCAACAGGTTCAGAGCCTATTTTTCCGAGTACGTGAAGAATCGCGAGGCCATGCTAGAAGCCAGGAAAAATGAAAGGCTTGCAGCGGGGGctgcagaggaagagacagagtttGTCACCTTCATCGACCCTCTTGTTTTCTGTATCTCCAATCCTTCCGCCTCTGAGTTATGGAATTACCATGGCGTCCTTGTCTTGAGGGTCAAACGTGTCTCGGAAGAAGAGATCGACAAGGAGATACCACCTTTTTCGTTGGGTACTATCACGGGTAGGTCAGGTCCTGAATACTTCGACGATTTCAGAAGAGATGTGTCCATGCTTGTTGATGATCTTCAGTCACCGTATGATGAGGAAAAATCTCCAGCACAAGAAGAGTACTTAGCGCAGTTGATGCGTTGGCAGACCAAGTACAAGGAGATAGACCCTCCCGAACAGTCTCCTATTTCCGAAGGCACAGACCCCAACGAGCAGAGCTTCCCTCTGCCGGTGGACCCGGAGAGCTTGAGACTGATCCTGCTGGAATGGGAACCCTTTGACCTTGACATACCATCAGAAGGGGCCTGGGTAAGAATGGAGCCTGAGGAAATCGACCTGGGAGACCCTCACGAAATCTTCACATCTTCTCTCCGGGATAACTTTGCCACAGAGGACCTACTGTTCGACATCGAGGGCGAAGCAGCGTGGGAGGAGCTTCCGGTCGACGTCATCAAGGAGGAGGTGATGACTCCCGAGCAGGAAGAAATCCAGGCCGCTCGGGACAAGCGCACGGATCTTGACGACCTGGACCGGATGAAGAGACGCCGTGAGGAGCTGTGTAACTACTTCATAGAGACCCGGGAACTGGCGCCAGACATTGTCATGCCCTTCCTGCAGTGGGCCTCGCTCTTGGAGGCCAGCCAGACCCAGCTGGACAAGCTGTGTTAA
- the LOC143280900 gene encoding uncharacterized protein LOC143280900, which produces MFSWGSLRDHQCGDDAQRQNHHHASSYLINSPHDHGCTHHHSYTSPSTLDLKPCCSPDSACYSPGQNNDSDALSPTGYGGGEAFAGLSLTRQQIQEHNREVGWQQWITLQGNVYDTTSFRDHFVAYNKKKAAESAAQQQLVLSDDIPVEETSEHQEVNGECKLGYYKSRRISDTIRELLQGVNLDEQNSDTNIGAEDKSVDDVDDIDDDDVIDDDDAEEEDYEDDDSAGEYDPSDFEGLWKYDVIKALQKTGLTMREIQSEIKPFMMGTLKNPALPRWKYWDSIRADVLALQEDITSKDSADIGRYEHEYLALLQRWLRKYRDLDPVERTSGGDGNIGVFFLTEDPESLREWMETSPPFDTELPDSGAWASSELLLSPLGDTHDVFSAALRAHGSNKDPFSHDIQGKVAWTELPHDVIKNDQMTHEQQLIHESRQRRGSRVHDPVLMKKRRERLAGYFRKKYRYSEKQMAEYLQWAAVMEKNQRDLDGLCSGHV; this is translated from the coding sequence ATGTTCAGCTGGGGCAGCCTTCGTGACCATCAGTGTGGCGATGACGCCCAGCGGcaaaaccaccaccacgccaGCAGCTACCTCATCAACAGCCCCCATGATCACGGCTGtacccaccaccactcctacaCCAGCCCCAGCACCCTGGACCTCAAGCCGTGCTGCAGCCCAGACTCCGCCTGCTACAGCCCTGGCCAGAACAACGACAGCGATGCCTTGTCCCCCACTGGGTACGGGGGTGGGGAAGCCTTCGCCGGGCTGAGCTTGACCCGTCAGCAAATCCAGGAGCACAACAGGGAGGTGGGCTGGCAGCAGTGGATCACACTTCAGGGAAACGTCTACGACACCACCAGCTTCAGGGACCATTTCGTTGCCTACAACAAGAAGAAGGCGGCAGAAAGTGCCGCTCAGCAGCAGCTAGTTTTGTCAGACGATATACCAGTAGAAGAAACCTCTGAGCACCAGGAAGTTAACGGGGAATGCAAACTTGGGTACTACAAGAGCAGGAGGATATCCGACACCATCCGTGAGCTGCTGCAGGGGGTCAACCTTGACGAACAGAACAGCGATACCAACATTGGCGCTGAAGACAAGAGcgtcgatgatgttgatgatattgatgatgacgacgttattgatgatgacgatgcagaagaagaagactacgaaGATGATGATTCTGCCGGTGAGTATGACCCATCTGATTTTGAGGGGTTGTGGAAGTATGATGTCATCAAGGCTCTGCAGAAAACCGGCCTCACTATGCGTGAAATACAGTCCGAAATCAAACCTTTTATGATGGGAACGCTGAAAAACCCGGCACTGCCCCGATGGAAGTACTGGGACAGTATCAGAGCTGACGTCCTTGCCCTTCAAGAGGATATAACAAGCAAAGACAGTGCCGACATCGGTCGATACGAGCACGAATACCTGGCTCTCCTTCAGCGCTGGCTGCGTAAATACAGAGACCTGGACCCCGTGGAGAGAACCTCGGGTGGAGATGGGAACATCGGCGTCTTCTTCTTGACGGAAGACCCCGAATCGCTGCGAGAGTGGATGGAAACGTCGCCTCCTTTCGACACGGAGTTGCCCGACTCCGGTGCCTGGGCGTCCTCTGAACTGCTCCTGTCCCCTCTGGGCGATACCCACGACGTGTTCTCCGCCGCGCTGAGAGCGCACGGCTCCAACAAAGACCCTTTCTCTCACGACATACAGGGCAAGGTGGCCTGGACCGAGCTTCCGCACGACGTCATCAAGAACGATCAGATGACCCACGAGCAGCAGCTGATCCACGAAAGTCGTCAGCGACGTGGGAGCCGTGTGCACGACCCCGTCCTCATGAAGAAGAGAAGGGAGCGACTTGCTGGCTACTTCAGGAAGAAATACCGCTACTCTGAAAAGCAGATGGCTGAGTATCTACAGTGGGCTGCCGTGATGGAGAAGAATCAAAGAGACCTTGATGGTCTGTGCTCTGGACATGTCTGA